In the Nocardia asteroides genome, GCGTTCAGCTCCTGCAGCGGCAGCGCGAGCGCCTCCCGGCGTGCCTCCAGCTTGACGGCTTCGCGCTGCCACAGGTCACGCCCGGTGCCCGCCGTCGTCTCGTCCTCCACCCGCTGGCTGCGGCTGTCGAGAAGTCGCTGGTAGGCACTGTCCGCCGCGGCGCTGTGCCGTTCGGCGTCCCGGCAGCTCCGCTCCAGCGCGGCGCAGGCGGCGCGGGCGGTCTCGCATCCCTCCCGTGACCGGAGGAGGTCGTCGATCTCGGCGGGGAGCCCGAATCCTGCGCACAGTGCTCGGTGTTCGCGCTCGGCTGTACGCCACGCCGCGCGTTGCGCGGTGGCCTCCACCCGTGCGGTGACGGCTTCGGCACGCAGCCGGGTGGCGTGGCCTGTCTGCGTCCGCGCGTGCTGCCTGGCGGCCACCAGCTTCTGCGAACGGGGTGCGGTGCGGATCAGGTCGTCCAGCTCGTCGCGGCGGTCGCGCAGCTCCCGCTCTTCACCGTCGAGTTCCGCCATCGCGGTGGCGATCTCGTTCAGCTCGCGCTCGATCTCGAGCAGTTCGGCGCGGCGCGCCGCGGCTCTGGCGGTCGCGCCGATATGGCGAGCGGCAGGCGGGCGATGCCTGCCGCTGAGTATGCCGTTGCGCCAGCTGCCATCCCCGGCTATGGCGGTCACCGCGTCCGGATCCTGCCACCCGACCGCGGCCAGGATCTGCTCGACCGCGGTGGTCACCTCCGGTGCGGCGGGGTCGGGCCGCAGCACCAGGGAGAGCGGCGCGGTGGCGGCCGGCTGCCCCGCGCGCAGCAGCACCTCGCCGTCTTCGGCGTGCAGTGCGCCCTCGGTGCCGCAGTAGGCGGTCAACAGGCCGGCGGCGAGCAGCGCGCCCTCGATCCCCGCGCGCTCGGATTCGGCCGTTTCGTCGCGGAAATCGACGGCCCGCCAGAGCGGGACGCCGCGGCCGATGGACTGCCACGGCGCCGTCGGTGGTTCGGGGTCATCGGCGGCCAGCAGCCGCACCTGCCGCTTCCGCAGCGCGCGGGTGTTCTCGCGGTGCTGCTCGACCTTGTGTGCGATCGCGGCCGAGCACCGGACGAGCCCGTCCCGGACCGGCCGCGCGAGCTCGGCAGCCAGCCCGTCCAGGCCGGTGAGCTGCGCGTCGTCGGCGTCGCCGCAGAGCGCCTCGGGATCAGCGAGCAGCGCGGCGAGGACGGGGTGTGCGCGGTCCACCTCCGGCAGCAGCCGGGTGGTGCCCGGATCGTCGAGCCAGTCGCGCCAGCCGCGGTTCATGCCGACGGCGAGCTCGTCCCTGGCCGCGTCGGCGTCCTCGGCCCGCGCCGCCGCGTCGGCGGCGGTGTGCTCCCGGTCCGCGGCGGCATCCTCGAGATTCCGAATCCGGCGGTGCTCGTCATCGAGCCGCCGCGCCTCCCGCATCCGCCGGTCGGCCTTGTCCCTCCGGTCGGCGGCTGCCCGGCCCGATGCCTCCGCGCCCGCCCTCGGCTCGGCGAGATCGCCGGGGACGAGCGTGAGCACCGCCGCCCGCGGGCGGGTGATCGGGATCGGCGCCTGGTCGAGGGAATCCATGACGGCATCGATGGTCTGCTGCTCATTCTTGGCCTCCACCCCGATCGAGCCGGGCAGCCTGCCGTGCGGGAGGTCGATGGCGGCGAGCGCGGCCACCGCACCGCGAAGTGCCGCACCCGCCTCGGCCGCAGCCTCGCGCAGCCCCGCCGCTGCGTCGGTATACCGCTGCGCGGCGGCCGCCTCCGCCGCCCGGGAACGCCGTGCGGTGCCGAGCCCCTGCTCGGCCGCGCTACGCCGCGCGGCCACCGTCGACTCGTACTGTTCCAGGTCTTTCAGGTCCTCGAAGAGCGGACGTTCGCGCAGTGCGGTGATGGCGTCCTTCAGCTCTGCCTTGGTCGCCGTCAGCTCGGCCACCTCGACCTCGGCGGCGCTCTCGGCCGCCTCGAAGCCATCGCGCGCAGCGGCGAATCCGTCGCGGGTCCGCCGGGCCTCGAGGAGACCGGTGGCCGCCGTCCGCAGCGCTGCGGCACTCTCGGTGAGCACGCCGGCGGCATACCCGCGGTAGACCGCGTGGAAGCGCCTGACCTGCTCCAGGGTCCCCGCCAGCTGTTCCTGCGCCAGCCGGGTCGCGGTGAGCCCGTCCAGCCGTTCCCCCGCTGCTTCCAGGGTCCGCTCGTTCAGCGGCGGCAGCGCGTCGGAGAGGATCTGCGGGAGCCTTCCCTCATCGATCCGGTTGCCGACGTCGGGGGAGCGCAACGTGTGCAGCAACTGGATCAGCCCCGTGAACCGATCCCGGTCGGCTTCGCCGTGCAGCCCGAACACGCGGGCGCGGACATGCTCCCGGTGCTGGTCGGCGTCGGTCAGCGTGTCGGCGCCGATCAGGTCGCGCAGCCGTTCCCGGGAGAGCGCCTCCCGGTCGCCGTCGAGCAGCGGCAGCTCCGGGCCGACCCGTTTGCCGGTGACGAAGAACAGCACCTCCGACCGGTGCGCCGACGCGCTGTACCTGATGTGCGCGCCGAGCGTGAGATGCTCGCCGGGGCGCGCGAGCTCGAGCCAGAGGTAGCCGATCCGGTTGGTCTGGTCGCGGCGGCCGGTGCGCATGAGCTCGTCCAGGCTGACCTTCTGCGACCCGGTCGCGTCCATCCGCCGCCGGTCCGCATCGAGCAGGAACGGCAGCAGCATCTCCAGCGCCCGCGACTTCCCCGACCCGTTCGCGCCGCGCAGGATCAGCCTGCCCCCCGAGATGGCGAACTCGGTGTCCAGGTAGTGCCAGACATTGACGACGCCGGCGCGGACGAGCCGCCAGCGCTCCTCGAAGTGTTTGACCGGTGCGGTGTTCACGACGATTCCTCCTCCGGCACCTCGAGCGTGAGCTGGGTGGTCACCGTGATCCGCGGCCGATACCGGTGCGCGGGCGGCAGCAGGCGCAACCCGTCGTCCCGCTCTTCGGCGAGGCACAGCGACCGCAGCAGGGCGACGATATCCGCGCGCAACCGCTGCGGGGCGTCGCCGTACTCGGCCTTCCAGATTCGCCGGTGCCGCTCGATCAGCGCGCCGAGCACGGCATCGACGACGTCCCACCCGAAGTACTCGCCCCCGGCCCGGTCGGCGAGCTCGCCGATCAGCAGCAGCGCGGCCTGCTTGACCGTGCCGGGGCCGGGGAAGGCGATATCGCCGAGTGCGTCGGCGGGGTCGTAGGCGAGTGCGCCCTCGGCCCTGACCTCCAGGGTCAGGCCGAAGTTGTCGTTGAGCAGCCGGGCAAGTTCGTTCCGCTCCCTGGAGAGCGCATCGAGCTCCTCCGGGCTCAGGTTCTCGCGCAGCACGGCCGGATTCTCGGTGAGCCTGCGGCGGAGCCGCTGGCGGGGAGCCGCGGTATCCGGGGCCAGCACCTCGTCCGGCCCGACGGCGGGCCCGATCGATCGAATCAGGATGTGCGGCAGCAGCGGCCTGCACACCGTCAGCAGCCCCTCGCCCTCCGGGCCGTCACCCCACTGCGCGACGGTGCCGTCGGTTTCGGTCAGCACTCCCCACTCGATCAGCACACCGAGCGCGGCTACCAGCCGCCTGCGCCCCGGTAGCCCGTCGGACAGCGTGATTCGCTGTTCGGCGGCGTCGGCGCGCATCTGGGCGACCAGTTGCGAGATCAGGATCTGTTCCCCGGCGCCGGGCGCGAGCAGGGCAGCGCAGGCCAGCGCGACGAGCGTGTAGGTCGCGGCGTCCAGCGGAGTCCCGCTGCGGCGGGCGAGCTCGCGCAGCGGCGCGTCGGCCTCCGGCGGTGATTTGGCCAGCCGCGCGAAACCCGATTCGACGACCAGCGAATAGCCGAGCTGGGTACCGAACATCGTGCGCAGCGCGGCCGCGTGCCGCCTGATCAGGGCGAGCGACTCCGGGGCGCGCGCCGCCGTCACGATCGGCGTCTCCAGCAGTGTGCGGGCGGCCTCGCGCACCGCGGTCGCGTCGTGCGAACGGGTGCCGAGCGACCGGGCGTCGTCGTTCATCGGGCCACTCGCACGACCCCGGCCACGCTGCCGTCCACCGGGCGGACCGAGAGCCTGCACCCGTCGATGGTCAGCGTGCCGTCCGGGGATTCGACCCGGGTCCGGCCACCGGCCGCGCCCGTGATCGTCAGGCCGAGATCGTGGTCGACGAGGGCGGTGTCCCCCGCGAAGTCCGTGTGCAGCGCGAGCAGCCTGGACAGCAGCTCGAGCAGAACCGCGCGGCCCGCCGCCGAGAGCTTCGCGCCGTCGAGATCCCCGCAGGCGAGCAACTCGGCGGCGGCTTCGCGGTGGCGTTGCGCCTCGGCGCGGGCGGCGGCTTCGATGATCCTGCGGTCGGCGCTGGAATCCGGGACCCGCGACGTCCGCCCGCGGGAAACGCGATTTCCGCGCTCGCGCAGCGAGATCGGGACGTCGATGGGGTCCGCTGCGGTCCACGATGTCGTCGGTGACACCCGCGGGTCGGGTTCATCGGGGCCGAGACCGAGATGCCGGGTCGGCCATGCCCCGAATGCCGCCGCGAACAATCGGCTCGCCTCCTCGTCGGAGGAGTGGTCGAGCCAGTTCGCCAGGCGCAGGAGATCGGCGCGGCGGGAGTACCCGGTGCGGGACGAATCGAGGATGCGTTTGGCATTGGCGATCAGCTGGCCGAGCGCCTGCCCGGCGGCGTTACGCAACTGCCCTGGACCCGAATCGGCCCCCGAATACCACTGGTGCAGCTGCGCCCAATCGGTGCGCGACCTACCCTCCGAACGCTCCACCGCGACCTCGTCACCGAGGCTCAGCCCCGGCAGCGCGTCGAGAACGGCCAAGAGTTCCTCGATCCGGGGCAGCACCCGGTCCAGCGCGCGGGCGATCAGCGGGGCGTGCCGGTTGACGTCGGCGTTGATCAGGTCGACGTAGTCCAGCAGCAGCTCCTTGAACCGGGCGTACTCCTCGCCGCCCAGATCGAACCGGGAGAGCACCCCGGAGAGGTAGGCGTAGAAATCGGTGACGCTCGCGGTGAACAGCCGCTGATTGTTGAAGATGGTCGTCACGATGCCCGCCAGGCGCTCGTCCCGCTCCGCGCCCGCGACGGCGTCCAGCAGTGCCGGAATCTCCGCGAGCGCGTCCGCGATCCGGCCGAGCAGCTCGCGGGCGACCTCGCGCGCGCCATCGGCGGTGGCCATGATTTCCAGAGCGCTCCGGTGCACCCGGCCACCGAGGCTGGAGACCTGGTAGCGCGAGCGCGCCCGCAGGTACTCGGCCACCGTGTTGACCCGCGCGTCGCGCAGCGAAGGAACCAGATTCCCCCAGCGGACCAGCTGTTT is a window encoding:
- a CDS encoding TIGR02680 family protein, whose translation is MNTAPVKHFEERWRLVRAGVVNVWHYLDTEFAISGGRLILRGANGSGKSRALEMLLPFLLDADRRRMDATGSQKVSLDELMRTGRRDQTNRIGYLWLELARPGEHLTLGAHIRYSASAHRSEVLFFVTGKRVGPELPLLDGDREALSRERLRDLIGADTLTDADQHREHVRARVFGLHGEADRDRFTGLIQLLHTLRSPDVGNRIDEGRLPQILSDALPPLNERTLEAAGERLDGLTATRLAQEQLAGTLEQVRRFHAVYRGYAAGVLTESAAALRTAATGLLEARRTRDGFAAARDGFEAAESAAEVEVAELTATKAELKDAITALRERPLFEDLKDLEQYESTVAARRSAAEQGLGTARRSRAAEAAAAQRYTDAAAGLREAAAEAGAALRGAVAALAAIDLPHGRLPGSIGVEAKNEQQTIDAVMDSLDQAPIPITRPRAAVLTLVPGDLAEPRAGAEASGRAAADRRDKADRRMREARRLDDEHRRIRNLEDAAADREHTAADAAARAEDADAARDELAVGMNRGWRDWLDDPGTTRLLPEVDRAHPVLAALLADPEALCGDADDAQLTGLDGLAAELARPVRDGLVRCSAAIAHKVEQHRENTRALRKRQVRLLAADDPEPPTAPWQSIGRGVPLWRAVDFRDETAESERAGIEGALLAAGLLTAYCGTEGALHAEDGEVLLRAGQPAATAPLSLVLRPDPAAPEVTTAVEQILAAVGWQDPDAVTAIAGDGSWRNGILSGRHRPPAARHIGATARAAARRAELLEIERELNEIATAMAELDGEERELRDRRDELDDLIRTAPRSQKLVAARQHARTQTGHATRLRAEAVTARVEATAQRAAWRTAEREHRALCAGFGLPAEIDDLLRSREGCETARAACAALERSCRDAERHSAAADSAYQRLLDSRSQRVEDETTAGTGRDLWQREAVKLEARREALALPLQELNAEIANSEAELQSTRAELGAATARRDEARGEKIQATSDHRLSEVAVRDGVTALRLAAELLAARLRLPGFTAAATDTPLDPIPDPQDAVACAGTADAIIAHLRGHKATTDAQLGNALTRFGAGTTGQLDISQSDGPGVILVHIEGAEHHHDLPAVLTHLTDKVERGRKALTDRERDVFTEFILGNVTDELRSRVLQAGNLVDAMNASLAGTRTSHNIGVRLRWELNDADPELRRLMQLVGKADELRPGNDSEELVALVRERVERLHATDAAAGYAAHLREALDYRAWHAVEVTILGPEQGQTRRISRRAKISQGETRFVSYVTLFAAADGYLSGLPDAAGALRLVLLDDAFAKVDERAIGELMGLLVRLDIDFVMTGHALWGTVPEVPALDIYEIRRIGDSSVVPTHIRWDGRNKSFLTAVGR
- a CDS encoding TIGR02678 family protein; translated protein: MNDDARSLGTRSHDATAVREAARTLLETPIVTAARAPESLALIRRHAAALRTMFGTQLGYSLVVESGFARLAKSPPEADAPLRELARRSGTPLDAATYTLVALACAALLAPGAGEQILISQLVAQMRADAAEQRITLSDGLPGRRRLVAALGVLIEWGVLTETDGTVAQWGDGPEGEGLLTVCRPLLPHILIRSIGPAVGPDEVLAPDTAAPRQRLRRRLTENPAVLRENLSPEELDALSRERNELARLLNDNFGLTLEVRAEGALAYDPADALGDIAFPGPGTVKQAALLLIGELADRAGGEYFGWDVVDAVLGALIERHRRIWKAEYGDAPQRLRADIVALLRSLCLAEERDDGLRLLPPAHRYRPRITVTTQLTLEVPEEESS
- a CDS encoding TIGR02677 family protein codes for the protein MANLDLFRYLAAEESGDYLAIMSLFTASLLADMSAAAVAEQLAAAGTTLPAEVVEARCKQLVRWGNLVPSLRDARVNTVAEYLRARSRYQVSSLGGRVHRSALEIMATADGAREVARELLGRIADALAEIPALLDAVAGAERDERLAGIVTTIFNNQRLFTASVTDFYAYLSGVLSRFDLGGEEYARFKELLLDYVDLINADVNRHAPLIARALDRVLPRIEELLAVLDALPGLSLGDEVAVERSEGRSRTDWAQLHQWYSGADSGPGQLRNAAGQALGQLIANAKRILDSSRTGYSRRADLLRLANWLDHSSDEEASRLFAAAFGAWPTRHLGLGPDEPDPRVSPTTSWTAADPIDVPISLRERGNRVSRGRTSRVPDSSADRRIIEAAARAEAQRHREAAAELLACGDLDGAKLSAAGRAVLLELLSRLLALHTDFAGDTALVDHDLGLTITGAAGGRTRVESPDGTLTIDGCRLSVRPVDGSVAGVVRVAR